One window of Coffea eugenioides isolate CCC68of unplaced genomic scaffold, Ceug_1.0 ScVebR1_744;HRSCAF=1474, whole genome shotgun sequence genomic DNA carries:
- the LOC113758817 gene encoding rapid alkalinization factor-like, whose translation MAKNSPSDHLLLYSCIVFIIVSGRPISAGLDHQELNTWMPMKAAASCRGSIAECLGSGELSMDSEINRRILATRNYISYGALQRNTVPCSRRGSSYYNCQPGAEANPYTRGCSAITRCRS comes from the coding sequence ATGGCGAAAAACTCTCCGTCCGATCACCTGCTCTTGTACAGTTGCATAGTATTTATCATCGTTTCAGGTCGGCCGATCTCAGCCGGCTTGGACCACCAAGAGTTGAATACTTGGATGCCGATGAAAGCAGCAGCCAGCTGCCGCGGTTCAATAGCAGAGTGCTTGGGCAGCGGCGAACTCAGCATGGATTCGGAGATCAACCGGCGCATATTAGCGACCAGAAATTACATAAGCTACGGTGCTCTGCAGAGGAACACCGTTCCATGCTCTCGCCGGGGTTCTTCCTACTACAACTGCCAGCCTGGTGCTGAAGCAAACCCCTACACCCGCGGTTGCAGCGCCATTACTCGTTGCCGGAGTTAA